In Bos taurus isolate L1 Dominette 01449 registration number 42190680 breed Hereford chromosome 9, ARS-UCD2.0, whole genome shotgun sequence, a single genomic region encodes these proteins:
- the LOC101902301 gene encoding heterogeneous nuclear ribonucleoprotein A3-like, with the protein MRDPKTKRSRGFGFVTYSCVEEVDAAMYARPHKRVVEPKRAVSREDSVKPGAHLTVKKIFVGGIKEDTEEYNLRDCFENYGKIETIEVMEDRQSGKKRGCAFVTFDDHDTVDKIVVQKYHTINGHNCEVKKALSKQEMQSAGSQRGRGGGSGNFMGRGGNFGGGGGNFGRGGNFGGRGGYGGGGGGSRGSYGGGDGGYNGFGGGGGNYGGGPGYSSRGGYGGGGPGGYGNQGGGYGGGGGGYDGYNEGGNFGGNYGGGGNYNDFGNYSGQQQSNYGPMKGGSFGGRSSGSPYGGGYGSGGGSGGYGRRRKGL; encoded by the coding sequence ATGAGAGACCCCAAAACAAAACGTTCCAGGGGCTTTGGTTTTGTGACTTATTCTTGTGTTGAAGAAGTGGATGCAGCGATGTATGCTCGACCGCACAAGCGTGTAGTGGAACCAAAGAGAGCTGTTTCTAGAGAGGATTCTGTAAAGCCTGGTGCCCACCTAACAGTGAAGAAAATTTTTGTTGGTGGTATTAAAGAAGATACAGAAGAATATAATTTGAGAGACTGCTTTGAAAACTATGGCAAGATTGAAACCATAGAAGTTATGGAAGACAGGCAGAGTGGGAAAAAGAGAGGATGTGCTTTTGTAACTTTTGATGATCATGATACAGTTGATAAAATTGTTGTTCAGAAATACCACACCATTAATGGGCATAATTGTGAAGTGAAAAAGGCCCTTTCTAAACAAGAGATGCAATCTGCTGGATCACAAAGAGGTCGTGGAGGTGGATCTGGCAACTTTATGGGTCGTGGAGGAAACTTTGGAGGTGGTGGAGGAAACTTTGGCCGTGGTGGAAACTTTGGTGGAAGAGGAGGctatggtggtggaggtggtggcagcAGAGGGAGCTATGGAGGAGGCGATGGTGGATATAATGGATTTGGAGGGGGTGGTGGCAACTATGGCGGTGGTCCTGGTTATAGTAGTAGAGGAGGTTACGGTGGTGGTGGACCAGGAGGATATGGAAACCAAGGTGGTggatatggtggtggtggtggaggataTGATGGTTACAATGAAGGAGGAAATTTTGGAGGTAACTATGGTGGTGGTGGAAACTATAATGATTTTGGAAATTATAGTGGACAACAGCAGTCAAATTATGGACCCATGAAAGGGGGTAGTTTTGGTGGAAGAAGCTCAGGCAGTCCCTATGGTGGTGGTTATGGATCTGGTGGTGGAAGTGGTGGATATGGTAGAAGAAGAAAAGGGCTATAG